In one Corallococcus sp. EGB genomic region, the following are encoded:
- a CDS encoding ParB/RepB/Spo0J family partition protein: MAAKSARKSAAPAKSKSATPRKPRRKKAEPKSRGLSAAEVASEAVAFPDALLQAVREDGGEVLSVYRDPLGGHPIVFAALPIDKVEPTPYQRDLSEPHVKRLVTAMERLDRFLDPVIAVRMEGRYWTPNGNHRLNASRMLGAKSIVALILPDEDVAYQILALNTEKAHNLKERSLEVIRMARGLVGANRPGKESAFAHLFDEPSFLTLGAAYEKRPRFSAGAYHPFVKVVDGFQGVPLPQALAVRDAQADALLELDDAVIAIVNALKERGLQSPYLKNFVVARLNFLRFRKDGPPPTFDATLSRMLASARRFNVDKVRREDIGRMGGGPLEPDEEQA, translated from the coding sequence ATGGCCGCGAAGTCCGCCCGCAAGTCCGCCGCCCCCGCGAAGTCGAAATCGGCCACGCCGCGCAAGCCGCGCCGCAAGAAGGCCGAACCGAAGTCGCGGGGCCTGAGCGCGGCGGAGGTGGCGAGCGAGGCCGTCGCCTTCCCCGACGCCCTCCTCCAGGCGGTGCGCGAGGACGGCGGCGAGGTGCTCTCCGTCTACCGAGACCCGCTGGGCGGGCACCCCATCGTCTTCGCCGCGCTCCCCATCGACAAGGTGGAGCCCACGCCCTACCAGCGCGACCTGTCCGAGCCGCACGTCAAGCGGCTCGTCACCGCCATGGAGCGCCTGGATCGCTTTCTGGACCCCGTCATCGCCGTGCGCATGGAGGGCCGCTACTGGACGCCCAACGGCAACCACCGGCTCAACGCCAGCCGCATGCTGGGCGCGAAGTCCATCGTCGCGCTCATCCTCCCGGACGAGGACGTGGCCTATCAGATCCTCGCCCTCAACACGGAGAAGGCCCACAACCTGAAGGAGCGCTCGCTGGAGGTCATCCGCATGGCGCGGGGCCTGGTGGGCGCGAACCGCCCGGGCAAGGAGTCCGCCTTCGCCCACCTCTTCGACGAGCCCTCCTTCCTCACCCTCGGCGCCGCCTACGAGAAGCGCCCCCGCTTCTCCGCGGGCGCCTACCACCCCTTCGTCAAGGTGGTGGACGGCTTCCAGGGCGTGCCGCTGCCCCAGGCCCTGGCCGTGCGCGACGCCCAGGCGGACGCGCTGCTGGAGCTGGATGACGCGGTGATCGCCATCGTCAACGCCCTCAAGGAGCGCGGCCTCCAGAGCCCCTACCTCAAGAACTTCGTCGTCGCCCGGCTCAACTTCCTGCGCTTCCGCAAGGACGGCCCTCCGCCCACCTTCGACGCCACCCTCAGCCGCATGCTCGCCAGCGCCCGCCGCTTCAACGTGGACAAGGTGCGCCGCGAGGACATTGGCCGCATGGGCGGCGGGCCCCTGGAACCGGACGAAGAGCAGGCCTGA
- a CDS encoding sigma-54 dependent transcriptional regulator: protein MTSPTVLVVDDDRANLDSVARIFQREGFATLSAAQGTEALEMLRRPEVSVMVTDLMMPGMDGQELLKASRTIRPDVEVVLMTAYGTVETAVAAMKDGAYDFITKPLKRHALVKAVQKALEKQALVQENTSLKAKLAEINPAGGRAMVGQSPAFRAMLDTIRQAAPSTATVLLLGESGTGKELAARALHEHSARAKQPFIAVNCGAIPESILEAELFGVERGAYTGAVTRREGRFERADGGTLFLDEVGEMPLSAQVKLLRVLQEGELERLGGTQVVKVDVRLVAATNKDLQKEVAEGRFREDLYYRLHVVEIRVPALASRREDIPLLAEAFLRRFAAKNGKVLRGFSPDALNVLENYAWPGNVRELEHAVERAVVLARTDVLEASDLPESVRKGPLGSAGQLVIPIGTPMEEIERRVIHETLRHTRGDKTLAARLLGIAARTIYRKLEREQGGPETPATPPSPPTDAD, encoded by the coding sequence ATGACATCTCCCACGGTCCTGGTCGTCGACGACGACCGCGCCAACCTCGATTCCGTCGCCCGCATCTTCCAGCGGGAAGGCTTCGCCACCTTGTCCGCCGCGCAGGGCACGGAGGCGCTGGAGATGCTCCGGCGCCCCGAGGTCAGCGTCATGGTCACCGACCTGATGATGCCCGGCATGGACGGCCAGGAGCTGCTCAAGGCCAGCCGGACCATCCGCCCGGACGTGGAGGTGGTCCTGATGACCGCCTACGGCACGGTGGAGACGGCCGTGGCCGCCATGAAGGACGGCGCCTACGACTTCATCACCAAGCCCCTCAAGCGCCACGCCCTGGTGAAGGCCGTGCAGAAGGCGCTGGAGAAGCAGGCGCTCGTCCAGGAGAACACCTCCCTCAAGGCCAAGCTCGCGGAGATCAACCCCGCCGGCGGGCGCGCCATGGTGGGCCAGTCCCCCGCCTTCCGCGCCATGCTGGACACCATCCGCCAGGCCGCGCCCTCCACCGCCACGGTGCTGCTGCTGGGCGAGTCCGGCACCGGGAAGGAGCTGGCCGCCCGCGCGCTGCATGAGCACTCCGCCCGGGCGAAGCAGCCGTTCATCGCGGTCAACTGCGGCGCCATCCCGGAGAGCATCCTGGAGGCGGAGCTCTTCGGCGTGGAGCGCGGCGCGTACACCGGCGCCGTCACCCGCCGCGAGGGCCGCTTCGAGCGCGCCGACGGCGGCACCCTCTTCCTGGACGAGGTGGGCGAGATGCCCCTCTCCGCGCAGGTGAAGCTCCTGCGCGTGCTCCAGGAGGGAGAACTGGAACGGCTGGGCGGCACGCAGGTCGTGAAGGTGGACGTGCGGCTCGTCGCCGCCACCAACAAGGACCTGCAGAAGGAGGTCGCGGAGGGCCGCTTCCGCGAGGACCTCTACTACCGCCTGCACGTGGTCGAGATCCGCGTGCCCGCGCTCGCGTCGCGCCGCGAGGACATCCCGCTGCTGGCGGAGGCGTTCCTGCGCCGCTTCGCCGCGAAGAACGGCAAGGTGCTGCGCGGCTTCTCTCCGGACGCGCTGAACGTGCTGGAGAACTACGCGTGGCCCGGCAACGTGCGCGAGCTGGAGCACGCCGTGGAGCGCGCCGTGGTGCTGGCCCGCACGGACGTGCTGGAGGCGAGCGACCTGCCGGAGTCCGTGCGCAAGGGGCCCCTGGGCTCCGCCGGACAGCTGGTCATCCCCATCGGGACGCCCATGGAGGAGATCGAAAGGCGCGTCATCCACGAGACCCTGCGCCACACCCGCGGCGACAAGACGCTCGCCGCCCGCCTGCTGGGCATCGCCGCGCGCACCATCTACCGCAAGCTGGAGCGCGAGCAGGGCGGCCCGGAAACCCCCGCGACGCCCCCCTCCCCCCCCACCGACGCGGACTGA
- the gspC gene encoding type II secretion system protein GspC codes for MELFFRKYFWSVNLLFILLVALLAARTVNLFVESSISPAPASEAPARGAQRPHAADSGLASLDPERLSKLTGVKLPEVEVAVKEPPGPPQFDANAPPAKSGLRVKLLGTLVAANPDWSFASIQDMTTQRSQTYMIGNNLMGATIMEIERERVIINNGGRREFIDGQPGDGAVAAYTPPPMATPAATPTNSLGNGIKSTGENEYEVPKAEIDKTLSNLNDVAMQARIVPAFKDGQAVGFKLFSIRPDSIYSKIGVQNGDVIRRINGFDMNSPEKALEIYSKLKDSSRIEIEIERNGAPIRKSYNVR; via the coding sequence ATGGAACTCTTCTTTCGCAAGTACTTCTGGAGCGTGAACCTGCTGTTCATCCTGCTCGTCGCCCTGTTGGCGGCGCGCACGGTGAACCTGTTCGTTGAATCCTCCATCTCCCCCGCGCCCGCGTCCGAGGCTCCGGCCCGGGGCGCGCAGCGACCCCACGCCGCGGACAGCGGCCTTGCCTCCCTCGACCCGGAGCGCCTGTCGAAGCTCACCGGCGTGAAGCTGCCGGAGGTGGAGGTCGCGGTGAAGGAGCCCCCGGGTCCTCCCCAGTTCGACGCCAACGCACCGCCGGCCAAGAGCGGCCTGCGCGTGAAGCTTTTGGGCACGCTCGTCGCGGCCAACCCGGACTGGTCCTTCGCGTCCATCCAGGACATGACCACGCAGCGGTCGCAGACGTACATGATCGGCAACAACCTGATGGGCGCCACCATCATGGAGATCGAACGCGAGCGCGTGATCATCAACAACGGCGGCCGCCGCGAGTTCATCGACGGGCAGCCCGGTGACGGCGCCGTGGCCGCCTACACCCCGCCCCCCATGGCCACTCCCGCCGCCACCCCGACCAACAGCCTGGGCAACGGCATCAAGTCCACGGGTGAGAACGAGTACGAGGTCCCCAAGGCGGAGATCGACAAGACGTTGAGCAACCTCAACGACGTGGCGATGCAGGCGCGCATCGTGCCCGCCTTCAAGGACGGCCAGGCGGTGGGCTTCAAGCTGTTCTCCATCCGCCCGGACAGCATCTATTCGAAGATCGGCGTCCAGAACGGCGACGTCATCCGCCGCATCAACGGCTTCGACATGAACAGCCCTGAAAAGGCGCTGGAGATCTACTCGAAGCTGAAGGACTCCTCCCGCATCGAGATCGAGATCGAGCGCAACGGCGCGCCGATCCGCAAATCCTACAACGTCCGTTAA
- the gspD gene encoding type II secretion system secretin GspD: MKTTLPSWLLCLCLALSVPAWAQRRPTQPGSPAPAPAAQGDRTITPQGGGATAPAENQGPRQTPTCEQARRNARYGIYFDKVDIEKLVQTVSDATCRTFILPENVRGKISIIGPENGRVEVDADSFYSAFLAALDANGLAVYPYGRFLKIVDKRSAKQNPIPTIVDENTPYTTNEQMVTKLFKIKYVEVEPLRGVLQQLVSKDGDTIPYPPDTIIVNDVGSNIHRLERLINQLDTRASSDEMRIIQVQYATAQDVANTIQKLFEAKAGAGGRAGQRAGAFTPQGTPGSPPPGMEGAAGTESSGVATLSQIIPDERTNKLIVVASPAAFGRIQDLVREIDIPSGSGNKINVYPLENANSEELASTLQSLAQGTANRPQRGPIPAQAQGLPRAPTQAAELFSGEVKISADKGTNSLVIVASQADYKNIVQIIQQLDQPRRQVFVEAVIMEVNLDRNSEFGINFHQGFSLKTDNGAIPGILGTNYSGGSIPPSFSLANLASMGGFLAGIQGPVLPELKALGIDIPAFGVVLNAMQQSSDVNVLSTPHLLTSDNEEAEITVGQNVPFQSGFTPSALGSSLTGGNTGVNGVQASLLGSLGGLGSLYAPITRQNVELKLTVKPQINESDYIRLVITEQTEEIASTDPVLGPTTSKRSAKTTIIARDMETVVIGGIMQDRTLESVSKVPVLGDIPLLGHLFRDTTRRKTKTNLLLFLTPYIIRGQDDFRRIFERKMKERQQFVEQFYGQVPGYDVAVDFSRKPGPLSRMNQAVIKEEQRVENGGGGTPNERVIRPNGTQGTGGTSAPSPSPARPGGGAPPPPQGAAPAPQGEQAPRNFEAPPEGSERSVPAPQPEVIAPTPDADTERLRIQPGDGE; the protein is encoded by the coding sequence ATGAAGACGACGCTCCCGTCCTGGCTGCTCTGTCTGTGCCTCGCGCTCTCCGTCCCCGCGTGGGCCCAGCGCCGTCCCACGCAGCCCGGCTCCCCGGCCCCCGCTCCGGCGGCCCAGGGTGACCGGACCATCACCCCGCAGGGCGGTGGCGCCACGGCGCCCGCCGAGAACCAGGGCCCCCGCCAGACGCCCACGTGCGAGCAGGCCCGGCGCAACGCGCGCTACGGCATCTACTTCGACAAGGTGGACATCGAGAAGCTCGTCCAGACCGTGTCGGACGCCACCTGCCGCACCTTCATCCTCCCGGAGAACGTGCGCGGGAAGATCTCCATCATCGGCCCGGAGAACGGCCGCGTGGAGGTGGACGCGGACTCGTTCTACTCCGCCTTCCTCGCCGCGCTCGACGCCAACGGGCTCGCCGTCTACCCCTACGGCCGCTTCCTGAAGATCGTCGACAAGCGCTCGGCGAAGCAGAACCCCATCCCGACCATCGTGGACGAGAACACCCCGTACACGACGAACGAGCAGATGGTCACCAAGCTGTTCAAGATCAAGTACGTGGAGGTGGAGCCGCTGCGCGGCGTCCTCCAGCAGCTCGTGTCCAAGGACGGCGACACCATCCCGTACCCGCCGGACACCATCATCGTCAACGACGTGGGCTCCAACATCCACCGCCTGGAGCGCCTCATCAACCAGCTGGACACCCGCGCCTCCAGCGACGAGATGCGCATCATCCAGGTGCAGTACGCCACCGCGCAGGACGTGGCCAACACCATCCAGAAGCTCTTTGAAGCCAAGGCCGGCGCGGGCGGCCGCGCGGGTCAGCGCGCAGGCGCCTTCACGCCGCAGGGCACTCCCGGCTCGCCGCCTCCCGGCATGGAGGGCGCGGCCGGCACCGAGTCCAGCGGCGTGGCCACCCTGTCGCAGATCATCCCGGACGAGCGCACCAACAAGCTCATCGTCGTGGCCAGCCCCGCCGCCTTCGGCCGCATCCAGGACCTGGTGCGGGAGATCGACATCCCGTCCGGCAGCGGCAACAAGATCAACGTCTACCCGCTGGAGAACGCCAACTCGGAGGAGCTGGCCAGCACGCTCCAGTCGCTCGCGCAGGGCACCGCCAACCGCCCCCAGCGCGGCCCCATCCCCGCCCAGGCGCAGGGCCTGCCGCGCGCGCCCACCCAGGCCGCGGAGCTGTTCAGCGGCGAGGTGAAGATCTCCGCGGACAAGGGCACCAACTCGCTGGTCATCGTCGCCAGCCAGGCGGACTACAAGAACATCGTCCAGATCATCCAGCAGCTGGATCAGCCGCGCCGTCAGGTGTTCGTGGAGGCGGTGATCATGGAGGTGAACCTGGACCGCAACAGCGAGTTCGGCATCAACTTCCACCAGGGCTTCAGCCTGAAGACGGACAACGGCGCCATCCCGGGCATCCTGGGCACCAACTACTCCGGCGGCTCCATCCCGCCGTCCTTCTCGCTGGCGAACCTGGCCAGCATGGGCGGCTTCCTCGCCGGCATCCAGGGCCCCGTGCTGCCGGAGCTCAAGGCACTGGGCATCGACATCCCGGCCTTCGGCGTGGTGCTCAACGCCATGCAGCAGTCGTCCGACGTGAACGTGCTGTCCACGCCGCACCTGCTCACCAGCGACAACGAGGAGGCCGAAATCACGGTGGGCCAGAACGTGCCCTTCCAGTCCGGCTTCACCCCGTCCGCGCTGGGCAGCTCGCTCACGGGCGGCAACACCGGCGTCAACGGCGTGCAGGCCTCGCTGCTGGGCTCGCTGGGCGGCCTGGGCTCGCTGTACGCGCCCATCACCCGCCAGAACGTGGAGCTCAAGCTCACCGTCAAGCCGCAGATCAACGAGAGCGACTACATCCGCCTGGTCATCACGGAGCAGACGGAGGAGATCGCGTCCACGGACCCCGTCCTCGGCCCCACCACGTCCAAGCGCAGCGCGAAGACGACGATCATCGCCCGGGACATGGAGACGGTGGTGATTGGCGGCATCATGCAGGACCGCACGCTGGAGTCCGTCTCCAAGGTGCCGGTGCTGGGTGACATCCCGCTGCTGGGCCACCTGTTCCGCGACACCACGCGCCGCAAGACGAAGACGAACCTGCTGCTCTTCCTCACGCCGTACATCATCCGCGGCCAGGACGACTTCCGTCGCATCTTCGAGCGCAAGATGAAGGAGCGGCAGCAGTTCGTGGAGCAGTTCTACGGCCAGGTCCCCGGCTACGACGTCGCGGTGGACTTCAGCCGCAAGCCCGGCCCCCTGTCGCGCATGAACCAGGCCGTCATCAAGGAAGAGCAGCGCGTGGAGAACGGCGGCGGCGGCACGCCCAACGAGCGCGTCATCCGCCCCAACGGCACGCAGGGCACCGGGGGGACGTCCGCTCCCTCCCCCTCCCCCGCGCGGCCGGGCGGGGGAGCGCCGCCCCCGCCGCAAGGCGCCGCCCCCGCCCCCCAGGGTGAGCAGGCACCGCGAAATTTCGAGGCGCCTCCGGAGGGTTCGGAGAGATCAGTCCCCGCGCCACAGCCCGAGGTGATCGCGCCCACACCGGACGCGGACACGGAGCGGCTGCGCATCCAGCCGGGAGACGGAGAGTAA
- the gspE gene encoding type II secretion system ATPase GspE encodes MDLTADTTTSQGSAATPDLSGGRNDATQVVGHGLAYLCGRPLGEILRALVPSLTPEKIQEALATQQEKGGRLGEILVGMKAVSEEDVSRALGHQLDLPYLQRIFAEEVDAELVKRIPINFARQTQLLPLSLEGDEVVLAVADPLDTTALDHARLLLGQGIQPRIALASTIVDAINSVYDRSVNEAEALVDEMETTEDLDSLAHELEEPKDLLDADDEAPVIRLVNSVLFRAAKERASDIHIEPMERELLVRFRIDGVLQEVIKPPKRYQNSIIARVKVMGQLNIAEKRLPQDGRIRIKLAGRDIDIRLSTTPTSFGERIVMRLLDKTATLLDLAEIGMSPQVLANMESVIKRSHGIVLVTGPTGSGKTTTLYGALSKINTPDLNILTVEDPVEYQLKGIGQMAIAPKIGLTFAQGLRSFLRQDPDVIMVGEIRDKETAEIAIQASLTGHLVLSTVHTNDAAGAVTRLVDMGVQPFLVASSLTGILAQRLVRRVCPDCRQAYTPTDADLKELGYTVESFKAKFGTDRIYRAVGCPSCNRNGYRGRSGIYEFLFVDDDVRQLVLKNVDASTIKKSALSKGMTTLLDDGVRKIALGETTIAEVLSITQEDI; translated from the coding sequence ATGGACCTGACCGCCGACACCACCACCTCCCAAGGCTCCGCCGCGACGCCCGACCTGTCCGGCGGTCGCAACGACGCCACGCAGGTCGTCGGCCACGGGCTGGCGTACCTCTGCGGCCGGCCGCTGGGCGAAATCCTCCGCGCGCTCGTTCCCAGCCTCACCCCGGAGAAGATCCAGGAGGCGCTCGCCACCCAGCAGGAGAAGGGCGGGCGTCTGGGCGAAATCCTGGTGGGCATGAAGGCCGTGAGCGAGGAGGACGTGTCCCGCGCCCTCGGCCACCAGCTGGACCTGCCCTACCTCCAGCGCATCTTCGCGGAGGAGGTGGACGCGGAGCTGGTCAAGCGCATCCCCATCAACTTCGCCCGCCAGACGCAGCTGCTGCCGCTCTCCCTGGAGGGCGACGAGGTGGTGCTCGCGGTGGCGGATCCGCTGGACACGACGGCGCTGGATCACGCGCGCCTGCTGCTGGGCCAGGGCATCCAGCCGCGCATCGCGCTCGCCTCCACCATCGTGGACGCCATCAACAGCGTGTACGACCGCTCCGTCAACGAGGCCGAGGCGCTCGTGGACGAGATGGAGACCACGGAGGACCTGGACTCGCTGGCCCATGAGCTGGAGGAGCCCAAGGACCTGCTGGACGCGGACGACGAAGCGCCCGTCATCCGGCTGGTGAACTCCGTGCTCTTCCGCGCCGCCAAGGAGCGCGCGAGCGACATCCACATCGAGCCCATGGAGCGCGAGCTCCTGGTGCGCTTCCGCATCGACGGCGTGCTCCAGGAGGTCATCAAGCCGCCCAAGCGCTACCAGAACTCCATCATCGCGCGCGTGAAGGTGATGGGGCAGCTGAACATCGCGGAGAAGCGCCTGCCGCAGGACGGCCGCATCCGCATCAAGCTCGCGGGCCGCGACATCGACATCCGTCTGTCCACCACGCCCACGTCCTTCGGCGAGCGCATCGTCATGCGTCTGCTGGACAAGACGGCGACGCTGCTGGACCTGGCGGAGATCGGCATGAGCCCGCAGGTGCTGGCCAACATGGAGTCGGTCATCAAGCGCTCGCACGGCATCGTCCTGGTGACGGGCCCCACGGGCTCCGGCAAGACGACCACGCTCTACGGCGCGCTCTCCAAGATCAACACGCCGGACCTGAACATCCTCACCGTCGAGGACCCGGTCGAGTACCAGCTCAAGGGCATTGGCCAGATGGCCATCGCGCCGAAGATCGGCCTCACGTTCGCGCAGGGCCTGCGCTCCTTCCTCCGCCAGGACCCCGACGTCATCATGGTCGGTGAGATCCGCGACAAGGAGACGGCGGAGATCGCCATCCAGGCGTCCCTCACGGGCCACCTGGTGCTCTCCACGGTGCACACCAACGACGCGGCCGGCGCCGTGACGCGACTCGTGGACATGGGCGTGCAGCCCTTCCTCGTGGCGTCGTCGCTCACCGGCATCCTCGCCCAGCGCCTGGTGCGCCGGGTGTGCCCGGACTGCCGGCAGGCCTATACGCCCACGGACGCGGACCTGAAGGAGCTGGGCTACACGGTCGAGAGCTTCAAGGCGAAGTTCGGCACGGACCGCATCTACCGCGCGGTGGGCTGCCCGTCCTGCAACCGCAACGGCTACCGCGGCCGCTCCGGCATCTACGAGTTCCTCTTCGTGGACGACGACGTGCGCCAGCTGGTGCTCAAGAACGTGGACGCGTCCACCATCAAGAAGTCCGCCCTGTCCAAGGGCATGACGACGCTGCTCGACGACGGCGTGCGGAAGATCGCCCTGGGCGAGACGACCATCGCCGAAGTGCTGAGCATCACGCAGGAGGACATCTAG
- the gspF gene encoding type II secretion system inner membrane protein GspF: MPVFEYRGLDSQGRQKKGLLEADSPKTLRSKLRADGIFLTDVLGQAEGSRAGVAKGANANLLARDVDLRKLGRGRVSTEDVAILTRQLATLLGAGVTIVDSLNALVDQAEKERLKRALSDIKQRVNEGSSLADAFSQHPKIFPSIYINMVRAGEASGALDQVLLRLADFTENQAKLQQKIIGTMIYPVIMLAVGGGILVLLMVFVVPKVTKIFETMKATLPLNTRILIAASNLMQSWWFIIIPAFIAGCVMFMRWTKSPKGKPKWDRFALKAPIFGSLVRLLAISRFARTLATLLKSGVPMLAALDIVKAVMTNSVLADAVENARESIREGESIANPLKRSGQFPPLVYHMVAIGEKSGQLEDMLLSVADSYETQVNVRIGALTSLLEPMLIVVMGVMIAFVALSILMPILQVNTAIH; the protein is encoded by the coding sequence ATGCCCGTCTTTGAATACAGAGGCCTTGATTCCCAGGGCAGGCAGAAGAAGGGCCTGCTGGAGGCGGACTCGCCCAAGACGCTGCGCTCCAAGCTGCGCGCGGACGGCATCTTCCTCACGGACGTGCTGGGTCAGGCGGAAGGCAGCCGCGCGGGCGTCGCCAAGGGCGCCAACGCGAACCTGCTCGCGCGCGACGTGGACCTGCGCAAGCTGGGCCGCGGCCGCGTGTCCACCGAGGACGTCGCCATCCTCACCCGGCAGCTGGCCACGCTCCTGGGTGCGGGCGTCACCATCGTGGACTCGCTCAACGCGCTGGTGGACCAGGCGGAGAAGGAGCGCCTCAAGCGCGCCCTGTCCGACATCAAGCAGCGAGTGAACGAGGGCTCGTCCCTGGCGGACGCCTTCTCCCAGCACCCGAAGATCTTCCCCAGCATCTACATCAACATGGTGCGCGCGGGCGAGGCCTCCGGCGCGCTGGACCAGGTGCTCCTACGCCTGGCGGACTTCACGGAGAACCAGGCCAAGCTGCAGCAGAAGATCATCGGCACGATGATCTACCCCGTCATCATGCTGGCGGTGGGCGGCGGCATTTTGGTGCTCCTGATGGTGTTCGTCGTCCCGAAGGTCACGAAGATCTTCGAGACGATGAAGGCCACCCTGCCCCTCAACACGCGCATCCTCATCGCCGCGTCGAACCTCATGCAGTCGTGGTGGTTCATCATCATTCCGGCCTTCATCGCCGGCTGCGTGATGTTCATGCGCTGGACCAAGAGCCCCAAGGGCAAGCCCAAGTGGGACCGCTTCGCGCTCAAGGCCCCCATCTTCGGCAGCCTCGTGCGCCTGCTCGCCATCTCCCGCTTCGCGCGCACGCTGGCCACGCTGCTCAAGAGCGGCGTGCCCATGCTTGCCGCGCTGGACATCGTCAAGGCGGTGATGACGAACTCGGTGCTCGCGGACGCGGTGGAGAACGCCCGCGAATCCATCCGCGAGGGCGAAAGCATCGCCAACCCGCTCAAGCGCTCCGGCCAGTTCCCGCCGCTCGTGTACCACATGGTCGCCATCGGTGAGAAATCAGGGCAACTGGAGGACATGTTGCTGTCGGTGGCGGACTCCTATGAGACGCAGGTGAACGTGCGCATCGGGGCGCTCACCAGCCTCCTGGAGCCCATGCTCATCGTGGTGATGGGCGTGATGATTGCATTCGTCGCGCTCTCCATCCTGATGCCGATTCTGCAGGTGAACACGGCCATCCATTAG
- the gspG gene encoding type II secretion system major pseudopilin GspG, which yields MTTTTNARKQQRRKNRGMTLIEIMVVITILGLIAAAVGVAVIPKLEEAKQDTARLDIRNIQSAMKLYYTKKGSYPDTATGLKALVDTNNLERMPVDPWGREYVYMNEGGKPVITSYGADGNPGGEGSDADISSKDQNAKQ from the coding sequence ATGACGACGACGACGAACGCCAGGAAGCAGCAGCGCCGCAAGAACCGCGGCATGACCCTCATCGAGATCATGGTGGTCATCACCATCCTCGGGCTCATCGCGGCGGCGGTGGGCGTGGCCGTCATCCCGAAGCTGGAAGAGGCCAAGCAGGACACGGCCCGCCTGGACATCCGCAACATCCAGAGCGCGATGAAGCTCTACTACACGAAGAAGGGCTCGTACCCGGACACCGCCACGGGCCTCAAGGCGCTGGTGGACACCAACAACCTGGAGCGCATGCCCGTGGACCCCTGGGGCCGCGAGTACGTCTACATGAACGAGGGCGGCAAGCCGGTCATCACCAGCTACGGCGCGGACGGCAACCCGGGCGGCGAGGGTTCCGACGCCGACATCTCCTCCAAGGACCAGAACGCCAAGCAGTAA
- a CDS encoding type II secretion system protein GspG: MTPEHTSSSTSAREARAVSGEQALARSQRRGRLLLLGVFGAATLLAFTLVWVTEDNTLTPTQRQAREQIRRLEGLFKAYHRLMGSFPSQEQGFTPLIESKVIDAPPLDPWGHPYVYRMVGKTGAVLSFGSDGRPGGTGEAADLFSGGIMAQEVQP; encoded by the coding sequence ATGACCCCCGAGCACACTTCCTCATCGACGTCCGCGCGTGAGGCGCGAGCCGTTTCCGGCGAGCAGGCGCTCGCCCGCTCGCAGCGCCGCGGCCGGCTGCTGCTGCTGGGCGTCTTCGGCGCCGCCACCCTGCTCGCCTTCACGCTGGTGTGGGTGACCGAGGACAACACCCTCACGCCCACCCAGCGCCAGGCCCGGGAGCAGATCCGCCGCCTGGAGGGCCTCTTCAAGGCCTACCACCGGCTGATGGGCTCCTTCCCCTCGCAGGAGCAGGGCTTCACGCCGCTCATCGAGTCGAAGGTGATTGACGCCCCGCCGCTCGACCCGTGGGGCCACCCCTACGTCTACCGCATGGTGGGCAAGACGGGCGCCGTGCTGTCGTTCGGCTCCGACGGCAGGCCCGGCGGCACCGGCGAGGCCGCGGACCTCTTCAGCGGCGGCATCATGGCACAGGAGGTGCAGCCATGA
- a CDS encoding Tfp pilus assembly protein FimT/FimU produces MTPVMFMTPARRHRAQRGLTLIEISIALAIAAVMFAAVTLGIGAITGAKAKGSATELAGVIRSLYDSAALSGRTCRLVFDIPDPKREEPTRYHAECAAGGVTTSRDRDSALRDEARDRERAARDRRNGGDTRKNYTRSEGSQPSAQELMDEEKNRIESQSTFSAYTAEEISPKELPAGVAVSVWTRQQRAPVESGVAYLYFFPQGYTEKAMVFLRQGDNAWTLDVSPLTGKVFIASEALEVPRS; encoded by the coding sequence ATGACGCCCGTCATGTTCATGACTCCCGCCCGCCGTCACCGCGCCCAGCGCGGCCTCACGCTGATTGAAATCTCCATCGCGCTGGCCATCGCGGCCGTGATGTTCGCGGCGGTGACCCTTGGCATTGGTGCCATCACCGGCGCGAAGGCGAAGGGCAGCGCCACGGAGCTGGCGGGTGTCATCCGCTCGCTCTACGACTCGGCGGCGCTCAGCGGCCGGACGTGCCGGCTGGTGTTCGACATCCCCGACCCGAAGCGCGAGGAGCCCACGCGCTACCACGCGGAATGCGCCGCGGGCGGCGTCACCACCTCGCGAGACCGGGACTCGGCGCTCCGCGACGAAGCGCGCGACCGCGAGCGCGCCGCGCGCGACCGCAGGAACGGCGGCGACACGCGCAAGAACTACACGCGCTCGGAGGGCTCGCAGCCGTCCGCGCAGGAGCTGATGGACGAGGAGAAGAACCGCATCGAGTCCCAGTCCACCTTCTCCGCGTACACCGCGGAGGAGATCTCCCCCAAGGAGCTTCCGGCGGGCGTGGCGGTGTCGGTGTGGACGCGGCAGCAGCGCGCTCCGGTGGAGAGCGGCGTGGCCTATCTCTACTTCTTCCCGCAGGGCTACACGGAGAAGGCGATGGTGTTCCTGCGTCAGGGTGACAACGCCTGGACGCTCGACGTGTCACCCCTGACGGGCAAGGTGTTCATCGCATCCGAGGCCCTGGAGGTGCCCCGCTCATGA